The genomic segment gagGTGGGCCCGaatcactcatgtggagtgatccgggccgttcattgcccgtgcaggcaGTGCCTGCACGGGTATGATGAAACAAACCCCCAAAATCAAACAGATCCAAATTTCTCTTCTATGGCTGGGAAAACAACACCCGTGCCGACCTCAGTCAGCGGTCTTCAGCCTGACACGCGCTGCCTTCTGTGGTGGGCGCTAGCCTCTCGACTTCTTCTTCTGACCTTAATAATCCTCTGGCGATCTCTTCTCAGCTCCTACGACACTTCCTCCGCACTAAACCCACCCTGCCTATCCACCATCTCCGCCGGTTCCTCTAACCCATGCCCCAATCCTCCTTCAGTTCTCCTCCCGCGTGTTGGATCTGCAATCGAGAACAGTATAGTATGGGATAGCGTGCATTTCCTACGCATCGCCGAGTGTGGGTACGAATACGAGCACTCCTATGCCTTCTTGCCGTTGCTTCCCATCTGCATTCGCCTATTCTCTAAAGcaggtttttttttaatttgttatttattttttagctGCATTCGcctttttttatttgttatttatctCTAAAATTAAGCTGCTCGAAATGTGTAAATCAGCTTATTATTTTACTTTTTACAGTTGTACAAGTGGTACCATATTGTTTTTCTTTAGCCTTCTTTGGATACAAAGTTTGGTAGAGGAAGTAGAAGGCAAAACTAATGAAAGCTGGCtctatattttctttcaatgaATAAATCAAATAGTGGTTTGATATAACCAAATAGAACGTGAATGTTAGAAGTATAATGCACAAATATTtggtataaaatatattaattgaaACAAATGGAAAGGAAATGCTTTTTGTAATGTCGTACCTCATGGAAACGTTTGTTCTCCATTTTAGGAAAACACGATGAAAACAATTGCCATTGCTGGTCGTTACTTGTAGCGGAAAATGTTAAGATAATACCTTTAGAAGTATATTTTGCGTCATGTATTTCAATAGTATAATcgtgttttttcaaaaaaaattattttcaacacATGTAAATTGCTTCAAATGTTGATTTAGGTTTTgtttgaaaggaaaaatgtgATGTAAATCAGTTTCCTGTGGTTTTTGCTTTtcctttccttttccttttccttttcacGTTACACAACAATGTCAAGGATTTAACTTTGCTTTATGAAACAAAACAGAAGAAAACAATTTATGTTGCCAATTTAAAATTGGCATCTGGAAATTGAATGGCCCCACTAACATCTCACATTTCTCCCACTGAAAGCAGTTTTTGCACCATTGGTGCCGTTAATTGGCTACAGGGCAGTGTTGGGGCTATCTGGCTATCTTATCAGCAACACAGCTTTTATTTTTGCTGCGCTATACATGTATCGGTCAGTTTCTTGTTGAAGAGTTACACAGTTTGAACTTGTCAAAATATGCTCTTATCACAAGCTTTGAATAACAAGCTTTCTGTTATTTATAATTTAGGAGTACAATTTTGGCCTCTAACCATGAGTTGCATTTGTATTCTTCCCAGGCTCTCAATTATTGTTCTGAAGGATCCGGATGTTGCATTGAGAGCATCTATTTTGTTTTCCTTGAACCCAGCTTCCATATTTTACTCATCAATGTGCGTCACATAGccttcatctcatatcatgCCTGGAAAGTGAAAGATTAAATTGACAATTGCGGCCCTTGTTATCTGCAGATACTCTGAGAGTCTGTATGCTTTATTGTCATTTGGAGGGTTGTATCATTTCCTGAATGGTGCTGGTTATAATGCAACATTTTGGCTGGCGCTTTCTGGTTTTGCACGCTCAAATGGGGTGCTTAATGCTGGGTATTTTTGTCTTAATGCAATGCAACGAGCGTATAAAGCTTTTTACTGGGATAAAAAAGCTTTTGTGAGTTCTTATTTCCTTCTTTCTGATGTCAAGCTACCTTCATCAAACAGTTAACTAATGAACAATCTTCtgattcaatattttttttgtaaatctaTAGTATAACGAGGTCATGTCGGTATCAGTATTCTTAATGCCAGCACAAGATTTATCATGGTTATAACATCCTCTCCCACCCTTTTCCCGTTTGGGCCAAGATTGTTCCATGTTACATATTTTGTGAACTACTGGAAAACTTTCTGGTCTGCTTTTTTCGTGATGCTCATATTTTAGTTGTCTTGACAATTCAACTTTTGATTATGTCAATCCCGATATGTGTTTGCTTTCTATTCTGAGAAATATCCCCGTGTTTTATTGACACCAGCTAGCACTGAAGATTCTTGTTTCTGGGGCATTATCTTGTCTATGTATCTCGGCTCCATTCATCTGTTTTCAAGTGTATGGATACTTCAATATCTGTGCAGGACGATCTGTCGATGAAATGAGGCCTTGGTGCAAGGCAAGACTTCCTTTACTCTACAATTCTATTCAAAGCCACTATTGGTATGTTAAACATGTGTTTTCCATTATGAATATCTTTGTTGTTGCATTATATGCTGAATTTATGCTGTTGGAGATCTCTAGCTGCACACGTGCAGAAGCCTTTATGTATATAGGTATGTATGTGTCATGTTAAGATCAATAAGAGATAGTGGCCTGCGATGATCATGTTTTCTTTCCCAAAATTACTTCTCTAACAAGCCTCCTTTCCAGTGTTAATAAAATTGATCTTGTTGGGAGGGGAAGGGGGAGGGGACATTATCTTCAGCCATAATTGGAGATATACCTGGAGTTCGAACATTTCTCTTGGTCTTAGCATTTGTTGGTGGGATGTGGGTTGTTttctttgagtttttttttatttcacaaCAATATGATATGACTATGAGTGTGTTGACTTCACTGTCATAGAAAGTAAATGACGGAAGCTACTGAAAACTCCTTGTGCATGGTGTAGTCCACTTATAACTAAGATGCGTAGTCATAAATTTTGCAAATCCTGTCTACTTACGTGAGACTCCTTGCTGCTTAAGAATGGGATGGTTGTTTAGTTGACTTTCTGTCATCATGTGGTCTCTGTGCTATGAGAAGAAGGTGGTATACTGAATTGTTTTTATTCCTGATGTCTGTTTAACTTTTATGCCAGGGGGGTGGGTTTTCTAAGATACTTTCAAGTAAAACAGTTTCCTAATTTTcttcttgcatctccaattcTGTCTCTTGCACTTCAAGCAATCATCTACTATATGAAGCTATGGCCCAATGTTTTTATCACCCTTGGTATTCAAGCCCCTCTGTCAAGGAAAGAATTGGATGGCACGGCCTTAGCTCTAGGTTCAAAGGACATACCAAGGAAATCTGGTTTTTCTGAGAGCTCTTCTAGCACATTGCAAGGtatatattatgtttatgatttgcTTGCAATTAATATTACAAGTTACGATGTGCAGGCTTGGATATCTTAGGAATTGTGGATTGTGAGAACGACCTTAATATGGGGATGATTTAACATTTTCACCTGTAGATGTGTTAAGTCTAAACTCTAAAGTTGATTGTTTCTGCACAACTTGTCCATTCTCAAATCGACGCATTGTTACCTAGTGCAAGTCTCAGACATTTCTTATGTTAGAATTAGAAATGTGGAAATTGCAGCAACGAGTGCACTGGTTATTTCATTATCCGGTCTCCTCGTACTATTagctaaaaaatttatattgttGCCTGCATGAAGTTGTAGTTCTGAAATATTGAAATGCTCTTTTATGATCCAATATTATTGCCCGTAATTTTGGCTGAAGGTAGTCATTCTTGCTTCACACATATATATTTGTCAAACGATAACTGGCTCAGAATGACGATGTAAGATTTAAGACAGGTTGTGTAGCGCCCTTACCCGAGCCACTACTAAACAGACTAATAAACATGTAACATTTAAACTTAATAACAACAATTAAACAGCGAAAACCAAATACTTAATTATCTTACAACCCAAACCAAAACAAAACAATAACAGCAGTCTTAAACATTAATACAACCATAACGAAACCATAACTCTGAACGAGAAAACGATTAACCACAGAAAACCTCCACTGGATCACCACTGAAACCCAACGGCTCTAGCCACTGCCCTGGTCGTCCGAACCGTCCAACCTAAGACCTGCCCCGTGGAATGGGGTGCCCAAGATGAAAACAAGGACGTGAGCGACAATCGCCCAATACGAGAATGTACGAGTATACAAACTGATATGATGCATGAAAAATGCAATATGCTCGGATATCAAGGATCAAGTCAAGAATCTCATGCTCAGTCTAGAGGCGCCTGAGTGTGTAGTCTCTGATCTGCCCTAGGCATGTTTTGGCTCTCACACTCATCATCAAGACGTAGACCTGCAATGTCCAGGTCATCAGAGCCCGCGGGTCCCGTCGGACACTGTAGCTCTCGATGCCCCATCGTCCACAATACATAATAGGGCTGAGCGGCCCCAACAAACGAGgtatatctcaaaagatatcagGCTCAACATGATGtgtcatgcataatatgccaaaacagtaaaacatgtatcatgcaacagataaatatgcagcatatAAGTGTGTATATTACGCTTGGATATCTCAGTCAGTACATCACGTACCTCACTAAAACAATCTGACAGAAAACTCTGAACCTAGACAAtaccaacataatgaaatcactaTCAAACCAGAACAAACATGCTACAAGTTCTCCCTAATGATCCTTAAATCACTATTTAAGGCTTTAGGATTATACCTGCGTCCGTCGTCAGCCCGCTGATGATGTCTCGATCTCAGATCACCGACCCCTCCTCGAGTCGACACTAGCTCCGAAACTTCCCGACACCAAAGTGCCCTAGAAACTAGCTAGAAAACCTAATATAACTAGAACTCTCTCTGAAGAATGCGGTGAAGGAAACAAAAGAATTCGGTTTCCATTTATAGGCTGCATCCGCACTATTTCAGAAATCCGAATCAATCTTATCTACCACGTGTCAGAATCTCATTGGTCTAGTTGGATTTCTTGAGATAATGAAATCTTAAGTAGATCGGGTTATCCATTTAAAATTCAGTGGATACCAACAGCTTAATCCCGATTTATCAATTCCTTAATAATACTTAATTAACAACTCATTAATTATCTCTTAATTAATACTTAATTCAAAACAAGGATTCGGGTAATTAGACATTGCAGGTCCACGTCTTGATGATGAGTGTGAGAGCCAAAACATGCCTAGGGCAGATCAGAGACTACACACTCAGGCGTCTCTAGACTGAGCATGAGATTCTTGACTTGATCCTTGATATCCGAGCTTATTGCATTTTTCATGCATCATATCAGTTTGTATACTCGTACATTCTCGTATTGGGCGATTGTCGCTCACGTCCTTGTTTTCATCTTGGGCACCCCATTCCACGGGTCAGGTCTTATGTTGGACGGTTCGGACGACCAGGGCAGTGGCTAGAGCCGTTGGGTTTCAGTGGTGATCCGGTGGAGGTTTTTTGTGGTTTTTCGTTTTCTCGTTCAGAGTTATGGTTTCGTTATGGTTGTATTAATGTTTAAGACTGCTGttattgttttgttttgggTTGTAAGATGATTAAGTATTTGGTTTTCGATGTTTAATTGTTGTTATTAAGTTTAAATGTTGCATGTTTATTAGTCTGTTTAGTAATTGCTCGGGTAAGGGCGCTACatttggtggtatcagagcccgcGGGTCCCGTCGGACACTGTAGCTCTCGATGCCCCATCCTCCACAATACATAATAGGGCTGAGTGGCCCCAACAAACGAGgtatatctcaaaagatatcagGCTCAACATGATGtgtcatgcataatatgccaaagcagtaaaacatgtatcatgcaaCAAATAAATATGCAGCATATAAGTGTGTATACTACGCTTGGATATCTCAGTCAGTACATCACGTACCTCACTAAAACAATCTGACAGAAAGCTCTGAACCTAGACAATtccaacataatgaaatcactaTCAAACCAGAACAAACATGCTACAAGTTCTCCCTAATGATCCTTAAATCACTATTTAAGGCTTTAGGATTATACCTGCGTCCGTCGTCAGCCCGCTGATGATGTCTCGATCTCAGATCACCGACCCCTCCTCGAGTCGACACTAGCTCCGAAACTTCCCGACACCAAAGTGCCCTAGAAACTAGCTAGAAAACCTAATATAGCTAGAACTCTCTCTGAAGAATGCGGTGAAGGAAACAAAAGAATTCGGCTTCCATTTATAGGCTGCATCCGCACTATTTCAGAAATCCGAATCAATCTTACTGCCACGTGTCAGAATCTCATTGGTCTAGTTGGATTCTATCCATTTAAAATTCAGTGGATACCAACAGCTTAATCCCGATTTATCAATTCCTTAATAATACTTAATTAACAACTCATTAATTATCTCTTAATTAATACTTAATTCAAAACAAGGATTCGGGTCATTACAGGTTGAGAAGGCGCTTTTTAGCATAATATCCTGCAATTTTCACCGATGTTAGTTTTTAATGATGTACTGTAAATTATTTCTTGTGTGGGGGTGTCTGTGAGATGATTTGTTAATTGGATAGCAATGGAAGACaattgaaaatattattattccATACTAAATTATATAACCTAGAAGAATATGAAGAGAATTGGAATGTATCCAATCCCAACTAATCAATAAAAAATGAACTGGCAAATATCCCTATAAAacagaaaagaaagaaaaaaagaaatccTATAGATCTTGTAACAGCTGTCACTATAAGAAAATATGGAAACAGGTCCGGAgtattatttaatcaaatgaAATGTTTCAACATATGGTGATATATATAGAGATAGATGGAGTTGGAAATTCTGTTGCCATCGATAATTCTACGTGTGGGTTAGATAGGAAATGGTGGGTTTATGCCCTGATCCATTTTGTTTTTCTAAATCTATCACAATGCTATGTATCTTTAGTTATTGAATTGAACATAAATGTGCATGATACTGTGCCGCGTTCAATTTAAAGATTGTTGCTTCTGCGGCATTTCAATAAAAATTTCTACGGACTTCTTTGCTATGGGCATGCAAAATTTACTCAACTGTGTTTGCATCTCTTAAGTTTATGTTATAATATATTCACATTCTCAATATTTTCAAGTGGACGCtctcatataatcatttattgtgtatttacgAGCATGCGCCTTTCACTGACCTGTCTACTGAGTAAGACATCTAGTGTCCTTGTTATAAGTTTAATATATCGGTTGTGGATGATTTAGGTTTGAAATGAATATAATGCAGCAATGATTATGCTTACTTAACAATGGAGTGCGTTGTTTACAGTGTTCTCACTCAAATAATTTTCTAAATCAGATGATGATGCTCTTAGACTGCGGAGAAAAGCTATCAAAGGAGAAACTTTGGTAATGAAGCCGTTAGAAAGTGAAGCATTGTTCAATTTACCAAGTATTCCTGTCATTATTGTTCCTTTCGTTCTACACTTGAGCTTCATGGTCGCCACGGCGTTTTTTGTCATGCACGTGCAGGTGAGCCTCTAAGAGCCCCTAACTTTCTTTAGCAATTGTTGTTTCATTTCTAGGATGGTTATACCTGAATCATCCTGGTGGTGCAGCGGAAAAGGATTAATGTGTAACAAATGTCAAAGCGCATATAGCAGAAGGCAAATCACTCAATAGGTCAAATAGTTTGATTTTGAAACACTTTCCCTAGTCTgtcttaattattaatcaatttGGAGTGGATCTCTTGCTCccaattatcaaaattttcaaatttcatatcCAGTCCATTTACTTAGCTCCAAGAAGCATCCCAATTTCCAATTTTGTGAGTATAAATGAATGTCATGTGTTCCACTTGTAGTTCATCTCATGAGATGGAACGTGACTGTTGATAAGAAAATTTCAAAGGGGGCTAAGTTCCACCCAAGCAATTGCTAGTATCTGCACTGGCGAAGTGCTTCTGTTTGTTCGTATGATGACCAAGTTTTCTGCTTTCCAAAGAACATAAGACAGTACAGTTAATCTTAAGTCCTTTTTGGTCCCATTGTAGCCGAAGTAGGCCTTTTGCGAAATCTAAGAGAAACTTAACTGTTTAGAGAAAATAGTGTTTTAAGAAGGAAGTAGGTATCTTTTTTATcaccaaaattatttatttcttgTCTTTTCGGGGAACTCCGATTATAACAGAGGTTATTCGTCCTTCAAGTGAAAAGAAAATATGAAATAGGGGCATGGAGGCAGACACCACTTGGTGTTGTTATGTATTAAAGATCGAACTGCCTTCAGTCTGGTGTTTTTAGTTTATTACATTAAAATAgccttctttttattttcaaacCCTCATGATTGATTTTCCAAAATATATAGGACTATTAAATTTAATCATGTTCATGTTCTTATTTTTCGTTTTCAGGTCGCGACTCGTTTCTTATCTAGTAGCCCTGTTTTGTACTGGTTTGCCTCACACATCATGGGATCTCCCGGTGTTGGGAAGAAATGGGGGTATTTCATATGGTCCTATTGTGTAGCGTATATTCTCCTTGGCAGTTTACTTTTCTCTAACTTCTACCCTTTTACCTGAAATTGAAGGGCTGTATTTGGTTTTGTTTCCCAGTGTTTTATGATGATtcctttaaaaaaatgattttcttgaaaatttgttgggaaatgaaattaatattttatttttttgtggaAGCACAgaattgtgtaatttttttgTGTGGGTTGATGTTAAATGGGGTAGTTAATCATTACTGTGATAATTATAAGGGTTATAAACtttatcattttaaaactttgaatctctttttaaatttttgagagTGAGGTACAAATTTAGGAGTCACAAAATTGGAAATGATTTGCATCATCTTGCAGTGGAGACTGTTCTTCCCATGCGTCTGTGTATCATATTTATTTGGGAAAGTTTCTTAAATTCCCAAATGAATTTATTTGCATGACTATACACATGAAATCGATAAATTAAGGTTAAATCACATAATTGGGAAAGAAACGTATTGTTTGCATGAGGATGTGGGAGCAGACGGGGACAATGTATGGTGAAGGAAGAAATCTGCTGTGACTGGGAGTTAAGAGAGACATTTGTTGCTACATTGCCGAAGGAGTTACCATGTTTCTTCTCAGTATGTGAATTTGTGCTTTAAGCTGCTTCAGGTATTTGATCACCTCATCCAGCCTCGATGCTTTATCGGTCTGCATGTAATGTGTAATTAGAAATGAAAAGTAATTTTTCAGTTATAAATTTCTCAAGTTAAAAGTTACGTAGGATAACACAGTAATTCGTTGCTGTTGCAAACGTTTATATCAATCGGGAAATCTAATGTACTTGCAAGTATCgttttaaaacataataattttGTTGTGCTAGTCTAGTCTTGCGTACTAGTCCGCATCGGCTCTGTTTGGGGGGAAATAAACGACCGAAGCCATGCCATGCTACGCTACTGGCGCATTTTTCCCATGTTAGCTCGGCTAATTCATAATTTGGCCCGCGGGGACGTTTTCTTCTCTTAGCCTTATGCTCGTCCTTGCGTTTGGTGTCTTGGATTCAAGAAAGGCACCATTCACTGATTCATCATTTGCCCTCCCTATCTCACGCACGCTCTGAATTCATTGGAGTTCTACAATTCCTCAAATTTTATACAATCTATTTGTCCGATATTATTTGTCGGAAGTTTAATATTTCTGCAAAATAAATTTGTTACGATGTCTTCGGGGAACTAATgctttatgaaaataaaaaagtttTATATGATCAAGTGTGGATTGAATAATTTTGTCCCTATAAACACGAGTTATCTAAAAGCGGGATTAGTTACAACACACGCTAGTGATTATGTGCACGTATTGAGCGTGTATAAATTAAGTTTCTTACtcataataaatttttcacATATCTCGAATTTTCGGTCTGTATATACGtacatatatatttatgcacACGCATACTATGTGCGTATCATATATGCACTTTTAAtctatcaaaatttttattgataaaaaatgaatttaTCCTAAAGATGTAAATGAACTAAACTGCTTGCGAGCTATTCGGAGCTTGGATCGATAAAAAACTCGTTTGAGATCGTTTGTTAAGCTTAACGAGTCGAGCTCCGAGCTTGACAATTTTATCGAGCTGAGCTCGAGCTTAAAGATGTTTGGTTCGTAAGCTCGTGAGCTTGTTTGCGAGCTCGACTagttttttgaattttaagtttttgtcccacattgtttttttattaaaatgtaAGCTATTTATATCACATAAAATGATAATAATACCCTATATTGGTTGTGTTTTTAGCTAAAAATACTCGACAAGCTCTAAAACGAGCTTGTTTAACGAGTCCGAAAATGAGACGAGCTCTAATCAAACTCGTTAAAAATGATAAACGAGCTATTGACGAATAAATCTCGAGCTATTAATAAATTTAGTAATTTTCAAACAAATCGAACCTGAGCTTAATAATAAAAACTCGAATCGagcttgaatatatatatatatatatgtatatatatatatatatatatatatatatatttatcataAACAAACCGAATTTGAGTATGTACTGTTGACCTAACTCGTTTACATCCATAACGCACATAGAGTATATGACTCGAACCCAATAGTTATATCATGAAAAAACCGACGGTTCTACTGGATTCAGTGGGTTGTTTTGTTGGTCCCAGGTTGATAGGAATGTATCGAAGAAGGTGATTTTATACAAAATTTCGACAAAATTTCTCTTTTTTAGCTATCGCGTGCATTCAAAGTATGTGTTTGTTACATATTTGTCCTGAAAAAGTCCTCGAATTAGACCAATTCACCACTGGTAATCTCCGCAGTGAAAAACTTTTCTGCTTTGTTAATAAAGCTTACAGGAAATCTACAGTGCAGCATCAAAGTGGATGCATCACTAGTAGATTGACCATTCCCCCGATGCGGCAATTCTTCACTAAGCTTGATCACTTTACTGTCTCTTTGTTTTTGCCCACGAATCATTCTTGTCATGCTACCAGAACTGCCTCTCCGAGAAAGGACACGGGTACTTTTTAGATGGTTCCTGTTTGATTTTTGATGAACTTCTTTTGTTTCAGAACCTGTACGATTCAATTCACCAGATTCGTCATTGTTCTGGAAAGAAAATGCGGTCGAATTGGTTCTGCATGATTCCAGCAATGGAAGGAGCATATCCATGCTGAGTTCTTGTTGAATGACACCCTTGTTTTGCTCACATCCGTATGAAGCAGCCACTAACGTGCCAGCTAAAACAGGCATAAACTCAGGATCGCTGAAGAATACGAAAGGAAGATCGCATACCTGTTTTTTTAAGCCTGCGGTTAGATTCTATTATCTCACATTCGAAATACATTCTCTACAATATTGAGTGAATGTTTGCCACAAGTCATGTGGCGGATGTCAGTTCACCATAAGTCATGTGACTTGTATCCATTCGATGTTGCACAAAATACCCATCAAATGGAGCAGAATTTGAAAGGCAAAATAACAGTTATGCAAAAAGTTTTAATTACCTTGTGAAGGATAGTAGGACTCTTTCCCCACCGAAGCACCGCTTGATTCTCGGGGTGAAAAAGTGCGAAGTAGCCAAGAAGTGACAAAGATTCCATCAAGAGAGAACCAATCTGCAAAAAGTGCAGCAATCATAAGATTTTTTGTTCCTCGTACAATTAATCATGCCAACCGCATGATATACATGGAACTACAGATTTTCAGACCAGAGGAAACACATACAAGAACAGAAGTTAGATTGCATTTGTGATATGTTACTGATAATTCATACCGACAGTAACCGAGTATACACAAAGGAAAAATGATTCCTATTCCAACcccttttaaatctttagagacAAAGTAGAAACAAGCTCCTCGTCGGTTCCATGCAAgaaactgttttttttttaattaaaaaaagtcAAATAAGAGGGCTTTTCTATGCTATGCCAAGCTCGGTGATGCGAATTGAATGCATCCATAACTGTTATAACATGTGGGACCTACATGAATAATCCACGTGAGAGTTGCATGATCCAACAGATCAAAGCACCTAATGTATGCCACTCTGATGTGGAGGAATAGAAAAAACCGTAGGCTCGTCATAATATAATGATGGGAACAAGGTCACAACTGTCATGACCAATGGCTTAGAGATGAATCTAAATTGAACGTGTGAGTTATTGATGTTACCGGCTTAAGTGAAAAACATACGTTTCTGCTTAAGCACTGGTTGAATTTGTATTTACCAGCATGTCCACTTTATATGTTCATCTTGACAAAGATAAGTACTCTCACCTGATCGGTAGCTGCTCCCCAGTTGTTTGTGCAATGAGCAAGAAAAAAACTCATCAAGTGAAAGAACTCCATTTTCAGGTCTGGGCGTGCCTGCACTTGTTGAGGAGAATAAAAGTAATTAATTTTAGATCAAAAGGAAAAATACTGGAAATAAAGTGTGTGAACGACGAAGTGGATTAAAATTGTATCAAAGACCTTTTTTGAGAACACATGTAGCCTAATCACAGAACCAATTAAAATTGTAAATGATCGTTTTGGCAATTTTCTTTCAACCATCCTGTAATTTGTGATATAAAATATCTTCATAAACTTTTCCTTCAATGAATGTCTTCATCTGTTATTTTGTGCACAAGAAACTCTTCACAAAATCGTGATTGTTATGCCCCTTCAGTATTAAATGCCTTAAATCATATAGTTGGGGCCCTGagtcatatgatatatgttacGGACCAAGGTGGAGGCTCAAGTAGATCAAAACTAATGGTACATAGCCCGGAAAAGTTTAGGATAGAATAGAGGAAAAAATATTCTGTGAGGTTTTTATTTCCACACGTAAGGAGTCCAAATTATGTTTTGGGGGATTTTATTTTGTAAACGATATATTATCTTTCCCAAATTCAACTTGACTTCACCTAAAGTTCAGAGCCATGCGACTCCCAGCATCAGCATTTACTGCACAACCCCCTAATCCCACCTCTAAATTCCCGCACATCCCCATGGACATAACTCGATAACCTCTCCCAATAATCTCCTGCACTTGACAATTTTTTCCGAGATAAAATTATGACCCCCACCACTATCAATCATGACAAGAAGGGGGGGTTCCTGCAAGTGGCACAAACATTTTCATTGTATAAGGATGATCAAATCCCCCTACCGAGTATGGTGGAAGGTCAAGTTCTGCATATTCCACGTTTACCACTTCACCATCTAAAGCCTCATGTTCTGCCACCATTTCTGGGTTGTCCTCTGTAAGAGTGTCTTCATCCTCCGC from the Primulina tabacum isolate GXHZ01 chromosome 8, ASM2559414v2, whole genome shotgun sequence genome contains:
- the LOC142553235 gene encoding uncharacterized protein LOC142553235, whose protein sequence is MAGKTTPVPTSVSGLQPDTRCLLWWALASRLLLLTLIILWRSLLSSYDTSSALNPPCLSTISAGSSNPCPNPPSVLLPRVGSAIENSIVWDSVHFLRIAECGYEYEHSYAFLPLLPICIRLFSKAVFAPLVPLIGYRAVLGLSGYLISNTAFIFAALYMYRLSIIVLKDPDVALRASILFSLNPASIFYSSIYSESLYALLSFGGLYHFLNGAGYNATFWLALSGFARSNGVLNAGYFCLNAMQRAYKAFYWDKKAFLALKILVSGALSCLCISAPFICFQVYGYFNICAGRSVDEMRPWCKARLPLLYNSIQSHYWGVGFLRYFQVKQFPNFLLASPILSLALQAIIYYMKLWPNVFITLGIQAPLSRKELDGTALALGSKDIPRKSGFSESSSSTLQDDDALRLRRKAIKGETLVMKPLESEALFNLPSIPVIIVPFVLHLSFMVATAFFVMHVQVATRFLSSSPVLYWFASHIMGSPGVGKKWGYFIWSYCVAYILLGSLLFSNFYPFT